One part of the Ornithodoros turicata isolate Travis chromosome 2, ASM3712646v1, whole genome shotgun sequence genome encodes these proteins:
- the LOC135386198 gene encoding uncharacterized protein LOC135386198 has protein sequence MIFACSNLVAPVSRTLVSAASRNCMRPLSSTISMSKLFDEQNQSVALLGRQEVRTLQTSAVRKDIDSAAKFIGAGAATVGVAGSGAGIGSVFGSLIIGYARNPSLKQQLFSYAILGFALSEAMGLFCLMMAFLLLFAF, from the exons ATGATCTTCGCTTGCTCCAATCTCGTTGCCCCGGTCTCCAGGACCTTG GTGTCTGCGGCTTCTCGCAACTGCATGCGACCACTCTCATCGACGATTAGCATGAGCAAGCTTTTTGATGAG CAAAACCAGAGTGTGGCACTTTTGGGCCGACAGGAGGTCCGCACCCTCCAGACAAGTGCAGTGCGCAAGGACATTGACTCCGCGGCTAAGTTCATTGGTGCCGGTGCCGCCACAGTAGGAGTGGCCGGCTCCGGAGCTGGTATCGGGAGCGTGTTCGGCAGCCTTATCATCGGCTATGCCCGCAACCCATCCCTGAAGCAGCAGCTCTTCTCTTATGCCATCCTGGGATTTGCCTTGTCCGAGGCCATGGGTCTCTTCTGTCTTATGATGGCCTTCTTGCTCCTGTTTGCTTTCTAA